The sequence AAGCAATGACGGTATCTGGGGAATAAGCATCGGCTAACTCTGTGCCAGCAGCCGCGGTAATACAGAGGATGCAAGCGTTATCCGGAATGATTGGGCGTAAAGCGTCTGTAGGTGGCTTTTTAAGTCCGCCGTCAAATCCCAGGGCTCAACCCTGGACAGGCGGTGGAAACTACCAAGCTGGAGTACGGTAGGAGTAGAGAGAATTTTTTATGGAGCAGTGAAATTCATAGAGATCGGAAAGAACACCAACGGCGAAAGCACTCTGCTGGGCCGACACTGACACTGAGAGACGAAAGCTAGGGGAGCGAATGGGATTAGATACCCCAGTAGTCCTAGCCGTAAACGATGGATACTAGGCGCTGTGCGTATCGACCCGTGCAGTGCTGTAGCTAACGCGTTAAGTATCCCGCCTGGGGAGTACGTTCGCAAGAATGAAACTCAAAGGAATTGACGGGGGCCCGCACAAGCGGTGGAGCATGTGGTTTAATTCGATGCAAAGCGAAGAACCTTACCAGGGATTGACATGCCGCGAATCCTCTTGAAAGAGAGGGGTGCCTTCGGGAACGCGGACACAGGTGGTGCATGGCTGTCGTCAGCTCGTGCCGTAAGGTGTTGGGTTAAGTCCCGCAACGAGCGCAACCCTCGTGTTTAGTTGCCACCGTTGAGTTTGGAACCCTGAGCAGACTGCCGGTGATAAGCCGGAGGAAGGTGAGGATGACGTCAAGTCATCATGCCCCTTATGCCCTGGGCGACACATATGTTACAATGGCCGGGACAAAAGGTCGCGATCCCGCGAAGGTGAGCTAACTCCAAAAACTCGTCCTTAGTTTGGATTGCAGGCTACAACTCGCTTGCATGAAACTGGAATTGCTAGTAATCATTGGTTAGCCATATGACAGTGAATTTATTCCcaggccttgtacacaccactCGTCACACTATGAGAGTTGGCCATGCCCGAAGTCATTACCTTAATCATAAGGAAAGGGATGCCGAAGGCAGGGCTAGTGACTGGAGTGAAGTCGTAACAAGGTAGCCGTACTGGAAGGTGCGGCTGGATCACCTCCTTTTCAGGGAGAGCTAATGCTTGTTAGGTATTTTGGTTTGGTACTGCTTTACACCCAAAAAGAAGTGAGCTACGTCTGAGTTAAACTTGGAGATGGAAGTAAGACCAAGCTCATGAGCTTATTATCCTAGGTCAAAACAAGTTGATAGGATCCCCTTTTTACGTTATCATGTCTCTCCTGTGTGGTGATATGagagcaaaaacaaaaaagaaaatgatgtgGTTTTTCTCGCTTTTAGCATAGCGGGCCCCCAGTGGGAGGCCCGCACCGCACGACGGGCTATTAGCTCAGTGGTAGAGCGCGCCCCTGATAATTGCGTCGTTGTGCCTGGGCTGTGAGGGCTCTCAGCCACATGGATAGTTCAATGTGCTCATTAGTGCCTGACCATAAGATATAGATCATCTAAGGCACATTAGCATGGCATACTTTTCTTGTTCGAACCGGGGTTTGAAACCAAACTTCTCCTCAGGAGGATAGATGGGGCGATTCAGGTGAGATCCAATGTAGATCCAACTTTCTATTCACTCGTGGGATCCGGGCGGTCCGGGGGGGACCACCACGGCTCCTCTCTTCTCGAGAATCCATACATCCCTTATCAGTGTATGGACAGCTATCTCTCGAGCACAGGTTTAGGTTCGGCCTCAATGGGAAAATAAAATGGAGCACCTAACAACGCATCTTCACAGACCAAGAACTACGAGATCACCCCTTTCATTCTGGGGTGACGGAGGGATCGTACCATtcgagcctttttttttttcatgcttttcCCGGAGGTCTGGAGAAAGCTGCAATCAATAGGATTTTCCTAATCCTCCCTTCCCGAAAGGAAGAACGtgaaattctttttcctttccacaGGGACCAGGAGATTGGATCTAGCCGTAAGAAGAATGCTTGGTATAAATAACTCACTTCTTGGTCTTCGACCCCCTCAGTCACTACGAACGCCCCCGATCAGTGCAATGGGATGTGTCTATTTATCTATCTCTTGACTCGAAATGGGAGCAGGTTTGAAAAAGGATCTTAGAGTGTCTAGGGTTGGGCCAGGAGGGTCTCTTAAcgccttcttttttcttctcatcGGAGTTATTTCACAAAGACTTGCCATGGTAAGGAAGAAGGGGGGAACAAGCACACTTGGAGAGCGCAGTACAACGGAGAGTTGTATGCTGCGTTCGGGAAGGATGAATCGCTCCCGAAAAGGAATCTATTGATTCTCTCCCAATTGGTTGGACCGTAGGTGCGATGATTTACTTCACGGGCGAGGTCTCTGGTTCAAGTCCAGGATGGCCCAGCTGTGCCAGGGAAAAGaatagaacaattttttttctagtatATTAGTATTAGTTAGTGATCCCGGCTCAGTGAGCCCTTTCTTACGTGATGAACTGTTGGCACCAGTCCTACATTTTGTCTCTGTGGACCGAGGAGAAAAGGGGCACAACAGGAAGAGGATTGTACCATGAGAGAAAGAGGTCAACCTCTTCTCTTTCAAATATACAACATGGATTCTGACAATGCAATGTAGTTGGACTCTCATGTCGATCCGAATGAATCATCTTTTCAACGGAGGTAATGCCTGCTAGGTAAGAGGATAGCAAGTTACAAATTCTGTCTCGGAAGGAATTTGTCCATTTTTCGGGGTCTCAAAGGGGCGTGGAAACACATAAGAACTCTTGAATGGAAATGGAAAAGAGATGTAACTCCAGTTCCTTCGGAAATGGTAAGATCTTTGGCGCAAGAAGAAGGGGTTGATCCGTATCATCTTGACTTGGTTCtgattcctctatttttttaagaataccGAGTCGGGTTCTTCTCCTACCCGTATCGAATAGAACATGCTGAGCCAAATCTTCTTCACTGCTTGCTTTAGATCGGGAAAATCGTACGGTTTTATGAAACCATGTGCTATGGCTCGAATCCGTAGTCAATCCTATTTCCGATAGGAGCAGTTGACAATTGAATCCAATTTTTCCCATTATTTTCGTATCCGTAATAGTGCGAAAAGAAGGCCCGGCTCCAAGTTGTTCAAGAATAGTGGCGTTGAGTTTCTCGACCCTTTGCCTTACTTAGGATTAGTCAGTTCTATTTCTCGATAGGGGCAGGGAAGGGATATAACTCAGCGGTAGAGTGTCACCTTGACGTGGTGGAAGTCATCAGTTCGAGCCTGATTATCccttagatgttaaaatttaattctcatttgaattatttgagtttggaattatttggaaaataatactTTGGTTAATATGTTAGTTTTTAAAGTTGAGAATTGaggattataaaatttattaattttactattttgaatagaaatttGGTAATTGAAAACCATATAGTTACAAGACGAATGTTTgtattgttttcactttgaaCCTTCGAACTTAAGGTATGAAATAACTGTTATGCCCTTGAAATGagttttggggcgtgacaaaACCTACTTGTAAGAGCAACTAGATGGCTCAGTACAACCTAGCTCGTCTTGCTAGGAGGATGGTCCTAATTGCGGGCTTGACCCACTACAATGGGATCTAGATTGGTTTTGGCCCACCTAGTTTAGGTTGCACGGCTTCGACTGAGTCAAGTTGAAGCTTACCCACAGGCCCATAGACAAGTTAAGCCAACCTCCTTCACTAACAAAATATAACATATCAATTTAATGATAGTaatttatgtatataaaataagtataagtaatttaaagaaaatgattcacACAAATCGTAATTCCCAAGTAAGAATATTCTCCTACTACAAAATACATGTAAAGTCATATTCAATCGTCATTATAAACACTCAACTTCTTAAAGAAAATGCATGCAAAGCTTCTCATATCCATATCCATTTGTCAATACACCTTTCTCAAGAGTAGATAATCCTTAATCAAAATGGACCCAAGTCTAGTCTAATGATTATTATAGCCCTGCAACTTCCTTGAAAAAGAGGGGATTAGCCCTTTGCTCTTCATTGCACAAATGGCTAATGAGTGAAGCCAGCGCTCATCCCTGGGAAGACCCTAAGAAAGTTACTCAAACaaagtcaaaaaaataaaaataaaaataaggtaaaaattaGTGTAATTATGGGGTGTTCCCTCCCCTTTTCTACCACAGTCCCCACCCACTAATCATTCTCCCACTTTTCATACCACAAAATCATTTTCTGCCCTGAAAAGTGTTGCCGGTCACAGTACCTTTCAATATTACGACAGTAGCCTCTACAATTGAATTGAGGAACATAATCCCATCATTACATGCTAAAGGGAATTGAAGCATGATTATGAGTGTTATCTCTTCGATTTCATTACCTAAACTTTGGAATTAAGAAGCCATGTTTTCAAAGTATATAGTAGGCTTGGAGTgcaactttttaaattaaagtagGGACGTAGCCACATCCCCCACTCCAAAGAACATCTCTTTCAAAGATATCACTGTCTTAGCCACTGTCCATACACCACCTTTCCACTCGATTACCAGCCCCACGTGTtctcttatttccttttaaactAACTTCAATCACACATAAAAGTagaatcaaatttcaaacttatccCAGTGCCTTAGCCATTAACCAATCAATTCCACATCCACTAGAGGTTTAAGCCAAAGAAAAGTTTTGAATTCGAAAAAGGAGCAACGGTAAGTGGCATATTTATGTCTGCTAAATTTTGTACTGTTATAATTAGTGTATAGTTATTAAAAACTTTGAGCTTGATCTGAACCCAACACATATTGATCGGTTAAAGAATTTTAGCTCTACTTTCTAAAGTGggttttaaataaagaaatttgggATATGTTTGTTaaatgttttcgaaaataattgtaaaaaatagtttttgagaataattttttaatataatttttataaaataaaagtcttattcaaaaacttaaaatatttttaaccaattttcaatatttttaaatatgttttaaaaataatttttatatctaatattttatttttaatcattttacatatttgtataattatttctttaaaaaaaccctcataaaataaaaaaataactaaaatattttttttttaaaacactcaattttttttcttaagaatagaaaaaagaaaataaatttttattgttaaacatgttttttgtcctttttgttttgtagaacataaaactatttttaaaaacaattatcaaatagagcttgaaattaattagaaaaaatagtttttaagaacaacttttaaaaaccaTTCTCTAATATCTTGTAAGACACAAATCTATTTACgaactgaaatatttttaacaagtgaaaacaactgaAAATGGTGTTTTCTGtcattaagaatagaaaacataaaacaattttttagttgttaaacgtgtttttcaaattttttattctaaaaaatagaaaattattctcgaAAACAGTTGTCTAACAAATCTTACTaatcatattttatgaaaatatattatttaaaaaataatatcggATATTATTCCTcctaatttttaaaaggaaGGTTATGAATAAGTATGTTATTTTAAAAGCAAAGAAATCAAGGTTAGTCAATCTCCAAAAATATGTAGCTtatgtttcaaaatttgatataaaaataaaaaaataaaaaaatgatttttttacaataaattagAGATTTGTTTCTTAGAATAAATTAGAGATgttttatggaaaataaatatttgatattttggcAATTACTTTAAAGATTTGACAAAGGGTGGAAAGacctttaaaaatgaaaataaaaatggaaaccaTTAAAATATGTGCTTCAGAGGCAAGTATGTTTCTTTTTGGTATACTCAATGGAAAGGGCAAGTTTCCACAATTTCCTTTTGGTGTACCATGTATCTACTCCTTGGAAGATAACTCACCTTTGACCAGCACCACGCCGTAAATCACTCTCACTAATATTGACCCCAAACTCCCTTCTTTCTCTTTCCCTGCAACTCCATCACACCAAAGCACTATATTCCAAGCTCCAGAATCTAACTTCCCATACATTTTCCTACCTTTTTTTTCGCGGTACCCAAACACCCATATTCTTCTTCATTCCAGAGACTACAAATTGAACAAGATGTATTCATCCGTTGTTCCAACCCGAAACAGCTCATAAACCAACGATTTTGTCGTTTTTCTGAAACCAGATGGGGTCTGCGACGTCGTCGATGGCGGCCAAGTTCGCATTTTTCCCTCCTAACCCGCCTACGTATAAAGTAGTTTCCGATGAATCCACCGGAAAAATGAGACTCTCCGACGTGCCTCCGAGAGAGAACGTGGACGTGTTGAAGCTGTGCACGAAGAAAGGGAACGAGATAGTTGCAGTTTACGTGAAGAACCCTTCAGCGTCATTGACAGTGCTCTACTCTCATGGCAATGCAGCTGATCTTGGTCAGATGTTTAACATCTTCGCCGAACTGAGTCTTCGTCTGGGGGTGAATCTCATGGGGTCAGTATCATCAATACATGCAAATTCAACATTTTTGTTCCTAAATTAAAACAGATGAAAGGACCTGCTTGATTTTCTGGTGCTTTGCAGGTACGATTATTCTGGGTATGGACAATCCTCTGGAAAGGTAGATTCCAGTCTTTGTACCATAAagattttccacaaaaaaaaaaaaaaaaaaaaaagaagaagaaaatgaaaaatgattgtaTTTTCTGCAAATTAAGTGAATTAGCTCTTCACTGATCTATagatgataaattttaatttttcaggtCGTGAAAGTGAATTTGTTGTTGAATGTGATATTAGTATGTTTAGAAAGGCAATTTTTCTAATCCGtccttttttttaagggaaaaaaaatgcagaagCATTGTTCATAAGAAGACTTaaagatatttacatttgggTTGAGGGCAAGGAACAGTCAAAGGAGAGAACAAATTTTGACCCTTTTCAGACTAGAAATTATACAAGTAATTCTGGCTATATTGATTGCATTTCTCAAATTAAATGGGCGCAGCATTGAGTTTTTCGACTTCATTTATAGCCATTAACAATTCTGCAAAAGGGTCGTTTGTGAAATTTCTGTCCATATGTTCAGCATTGCTTTCTGTAGTTTGAGTTCAATTGGAAGACTGCTAACAATGTGTGTGATACATCTTTACAAATCAGCCAAGTGAGCAGGACACATATGCAGACATAGAGGCTGCTTACAGTTGCCTCGAAGACACCTATGGAGTGAAGGAGGAAGACATTATACTGTATGGGCAGTCGGTTGGCAGTGGACCTACTCTAGAATTAGCCACTTGTTTCGCTCGATTGAGGGCTGTTATTCTTCACAGTCCAATCCTATCTGGGCTTCGAGTCATGTATCCTGTGAAGCGAACATTTTGGTTTGATATCTACAAGGtgcttccttttttcttttggttgtgCATTGTCAGTGTTTAAATTTTGTCCCTCATTCATGGGTGTTTGTTTCTGCTGCAGAATATTGATAAAATTCCACTGGTGAATTGCCCTGTTCTGGTCATTCACGTGAGTATATTTCTTATTATCTTGTCCTATTGTGATCCATAGTCTGATTCTTTATAACATTTTGACTTCATAGAGATGCCTTTGAATTAAATATGGAATGTTAAAACATCTCAGTATGCTTTGGAGAGTTGCCACTGGATCACTTTTCTTGTCTCCAAAACTAACCAAGTTTACTCTTTGAATTTAGTTGGCAAGTTAGACTTGGTCCAGAAGTATCTGAATCTTCATAGATGGTTATTTAAAGTTGGTTTCTAAGCTAAAAGAGATGAATTTTTCCTGATGAGGGGTTTTCTTCAGGATGCATAAGCATGGCTGTGGCTGGACATGTATGGCATATATTGTCCTGAAGATTTCTTTTGCAGAACCCAAATTTGTCATATTGTTTCAAATGGGTATAACagaaataatttgtttatgatTTAAGAATGGGAATGAGAGTCTTAGGGCCACTTAACTGGCAATTCCCTTTTGCCATAAACTGTTGTCATGGCTTAACTAACTGGAAAACCATTCTCTCTATCAAGATTTTTGAACAGAGTTTAAGACTGGTGCAGCAGTTAAATGATGCCAAATGGTCCCATGTGACACTATTTTTGGTGTTAGCAGGGAACGGATGATGAAATTGTGGATTGGTCCCATGGTAAGCAGCTGTGGGAGCTCTGTAAAGAGAAGTATGAACCTTTGTGGCTTAAAGGAGGGAACCACTGTAACTTAGAGCTCTACCCAGAGTACCTAAGGCATCTCAAGAAGTTCATATCAGCCATAGAGAAATTGCCATGTGCACAATATATATCTGGACAAAGTACAGATCAATCAGAGCGGTCTGTGAATTCCACAGACCATAGGGACAGGTCCAGAACAAGCACAGACCATAGGGAAAAGTCCAGATTAAGCAATGGGCAAAGAGAAAAATCTAGGCCAAGCACGGACAGCAGAGAGAAGTCCAGAGCCAGCACCGACCGGAGAGAGAAGTCAAGAAGGAGCTATGATCGATCAGGGAAAGCAAGGAACAGCATAGACCAGTCAGAGAGAGCGAGAAACAGCTTTGATCGGTCAGTTCCTGCCCTCCTTTTTGCTCTTACCTTCTAATTGGAACAGCTAACATTAACTGCATATAAATATATGGTACATACTCTTGATTATTCCAACCAATTGTTGGCAGCTTGGGAGATATGGTAAGATCAGTTGGGTTGTGCAATGTTGATTGTTTCAAGCAGACAGCCACAGAGGTCTGAGTCAGAAACAACTGCGCTTGCAAACTGGGTTGAAACTTTGGTTTTACTTTTGGTTGTTTGATTGGTCGTCGGGATGGCTGCTTGATTAAtgttctttcctttttacttgTAACTGATCCAATGTCTTCCCTCTCTctattgttttcaattttttaggtGATCTGCAAAGAAATAATAGTAAGTAATTCCACCAGGTCCATTGTGTATCTTAACTTTTATCTGTTCATAGTTATAGATATGATTTTCTTGTTGATTATGTCACACTTTCTTGTGGATGATTGAGTCCTGGCAAAAGGGACTGGGATTATTTTGTATCAACTCTGTTGCACCCTTCAGTTCAAGTGCTTGATCTCCAACAGCAATGAAGCAAAAATCCCAGTGGCTATTgcaaacagaaaacaaaaaaaaaggcatgtAGTTCATTTTTGTCCAGAACCATCTACTTCAGAGAAAAATTTCTCCAAAAGATCATCTCTTGCTATTGTACAAATGCTTCTTCATCAGCATTAGTATGTGAGCCCTTGAGGAAAGAGCAACATGTAATAATATACCAAAATAAAAACCTCCCTTTCTTGTGACTAAAATAGGATTATCAAGCAAATTCCAGCAAAGctaatatgtcaaattttccaACCAACAGAACACAacaataaaattgaatcaaCCACAGAAGagatatcaatattttttttgaaaagccCTCCAAAGCAAAGGGAAAAAAACCCGTCTCTCCAGAAACAAACTAGAGGCTCATGATAATATAATCTCATCAAGACTGCAACATTCTTGGCATCAACAATAGTAATCATCATTTATACAGATGGACTTCTAAACAAAGCAGTAAAGAAAAGTTGAGGTCTCACATAGCGGATATTTTGAAGGAGCAGTTTAGAGTGATTACATTGAGAATCAAGACTGGTAGAAACAAAGAGCATGTTGCAAGGATTCATCACGTAAAACTAGAGCAAAAATAGACAAAGTTTACCACATGATCTTCTTGCACTTGCCTCTCAAAGGACCATCAATTTGTTAGGGAAAACTCTGGATCATAGGTGTATGCTATCTAACAACCTAGGGATACTAGATCTAATTACAACTAAAGAAAATTTAGCaataaaacttatatttaagcgctcaaaatttttatctttgatctgaatgttcccaaatcaaattctaattgatgaaaagaaTTACCTCGCAGTCTTTCACTCAATCACTCCTTTAAACTTTGGCACTTGTATAGAGTGGCTACGCACCTTCAAAGGGAAGGAGATGGAGGCTTTTCGGAAGACCACTTTTGTGAGCGGTTAAGTGTATCTAACCTTAATACCCTAAGATGGTTTATATAGACTTCCTCATAGGTTTAAGTTTGACTTTAGCCCAATATGGGCTttggtcacttaatttagctcactaaatcctaattaattaactatCTCAATCcagaaaaaccaaaattaattaatcataaaatgttatgcaaccttgcattttTTACCAAAACACTTTTATATGCATAAATGTTTAGTTCTCcataaaatatcaaaactatGTGCCAATAAACAACATGACTAGAGCGAGGACCCCTGAGACCTATAAGAGAATACtaactccctcaaaatccaactttgaagttgactcaacattctACTGAAGAAAGTCAAATGCGCTTCAATACCCAATGAAATtacattgaaatgaaaattgattaaatctaatttaatcaatttcttgGGTTTATGAActactattcattgcatgtgaactccctatgaactagtaTTTGTAATATGATGATATAGATGTTATCAACCTCTGAGAATTACCTTTACAATCATTGAGTCTCAAATCATCTTATtttgtgatcaactgacatactctaatCCACAAAAGACATTCAAA is a genomic window of Vitis riparia cultivar Riparia Gloire de Montpellier isolate 1030 chromosome 1, EGFV_Vit.rip_1.0, whole genome shotgun sequence containing:
- the LOC117920568 gene encoding uncharacterized protein LOC117920568: MPRILLKERGAFGNADTGGAWLSSARATAGDKPEEGEDDVKSSCPLCPGRHICYNGRDKRSRSREGLVHTTRHTMRVGHARSHYLNHKERDAEGRASDWSEVVTSIAGPQWEARTARRAISSVVERAPDNCVVVPGL
- the LOC117922045 gene encoding alpha/beta hydrolase domain-containing protein 17B-like isoform X2 gives rise to the protein MGSATSSMAAKFAFFPPNPPTYKVVSDESTGKMRLSDVPPRENVDVLKLCTKKGNEIVAVYVKNPSASLTVLYSHGNAADLGQMFNIFAELSLRLGVNLMGYDYSGYGQSSGKPSEQDTYADIEAAYSCLEDTYGVKEEDIILYGQSVGSGPTLELATCFARLRAVILHSPILSGLRVMYPVKRTFWFDIYKNIDKIPLVNCPVLVIHGTDDEIVDWSHGKQLWELCKEKYEPLWLKGGNHCNLELYPEYLRHLKKFISAIEKLPCAQYISGQSTDQSERSVNSTDHRDRSRTSTDHREKSRLSNGQREKSRPSTDSREKSRASTDRREKSRRSYDRSGKARNSIDQSERARNSFDRLGDMVRSVGLCNVDCFKQTATEV
- the LOC117922045 gene encoding alpha/beta hydrolase domain-containing protein 17B-like isoform X1, with the protein product MGSATSSMAAKFAFFPPNPPTYKVVSDESTGKMRLSDVPPRENVDVLKLCTKKGNEIVAVYVKNPSASLTVLYSHGNAADLGQMFNIFAELSLRLGVNLMGYDYSGYGQSSGKPSEQDTYADIEAAYSCLEDTYGVKEEDIILYGQSVGSGPTLELATCFARLRAVILHSPILSGLRVMYPVKRTFWFDIYKNIDKIPLVNCPVLVIHLAS